From the genome of Vicia villosa cultivar HV-30 ecotype Madison, WI linkage group LG2, Vvil1.0, whole genome shotgun sequence, one region includes:
- the LOC131649971 gene encoding uncharacterized protein LOC131649971 — protein MEKAYTGANKAKMMRLQIHKRHIELIQMEEKDIINNYVTRITRLVKQIKACRETVTEPNVVSKILSSLTARFDNIVVAVEELKDLAELSKDELQSSVEVQEQRMRREITTRQRRQQ, from the coding sequence ATGGAAAAGGCATATACTGGAGCTAACAAGGCAAAGATGATGAGGTTACAAATTCACAAACGTCATATTGAATTGATTCAAATGGAGGAAAAGGATATAATCAACAATTACGTAACGAGAATTACTCGATTGGTGAAGCAAATCAAGGCATGCAGAGAAACTGTTACTGAGCCGAATGTTGTATCGAAGATTTTGAGTTCATTGACGGCAAGATTTGACAACATTGTGGTGGCGGTTGAGGAATTGAAGGATCTTGCGGAATTGAGTAAAGATGAGCTTCAAAGCTCTGTTGAGGTTCAAGAGcaaaggatgaggagagaaataaCGACAAGGCAAAGGCGGCAACAATAG